One part of the Patescibacteria group bacterium genome encodes these proteins:
- a CDS encoding NUDIX hydrolase — MEKGIIVHTIITKHGELLIIKRSKNNFFLSEEWDTPGGTLKDGENPIDGAIREAREETGLNINNLVLFSFNSIVDKEKDKQFITLIFLAECIGNSKKIILNKREHDDFRWINLNQAKNFKTVFWLSECLNTIREKKHPMIKIIGKKH, encoded by the coding sequence ATGGAGAAAGGAATAATAGTGCACACAATTATCACTAAACACGGAGAGTTATTAATTATAAAAAGATCAAAAAATAACTTCTTTCTTAGTGAAGAATGGGATACTCCTGGCGGTACTTTAAAAGATGGAGAAAACCCAATTGATGGCGCCATAAGAGAAGCGAGAGAAGAAACCGGACTAAATATTAACAATCTGGTTTTGTTCTCTTTTAACTCTATTGTAGACAAGGAGAAGGATAAACAATTTATAACTTTAATTTTTTTGGCAGAGTGTATAGGTAATTCAAAAAAAATCATTCTAAACAAAAGAGAGCATGATGATTTTCGATGGATCAACCTAAACCAAGCAAAAAATTTTAAAACCGTATTTTGGTTATCAGAATGTCTAAACACTATTAGAGAAAAAAAACATCCAATGATAAAAATCATTGGAAAAAAACACTAG
- a CDS encoding glycosyltransferase family 2 protein, translating to MIKLLILLYFLFSAIYWFIKFYISNKWLNRSKKSPIANMGNLNFIIIIPVLNEGKIIKDTVNYFLNLLSPFSNSKLVIVTTDKESLNVGYCTENTISILNSINHDKLIKINYPSIDGKMAHQLNFAINYLIKNNIINNQLIGIYNADSRPEKETLNWISDNFIDNNKVFQQYGNYFNNIDSILKRKFFSKSILFSSSVWQNRWSFGFEIFNNLKQQSFLNNNKFPLLYPFNYCIGHGLFFTKEIFLELGGFSENTHNEDAIFGMELCYRKEYIKPVPYFDYADSPNSLKGLFFQKATWFFGPSQAFLYYNILKNDNKKDNHFRLFILSCKLFLHAIYWIIGPFLLLFLFIYSFWIKNFLLFLLVYLIYLIIPNFIAWLLLKKDKKIKDIKAFIYIVIGSFFAYILHGFSAYYSILCFCYSLLTGKKIEKYKTEIIRD from the coding sequence ATGATTAAATTGTTAATATTACTTTATTTTTTATTTTCGGCAATTTATTGGTTTATAAAATTTTATATATCAAATAAATGGCTGAATCGAAGCAAAAAATCACCCATAGCCAATATGGGGAATTTGAATTTTATTATAATTATTCCAGTTTTAAACGAGGGGAAAATTATAAAGGATACCGTTAATTATTTTTTGAACTTACTTAGCCCTTTTAGTAATTCTAAATTAGTTATAGTTACGACAGACAAGGAATCATTAAATGTTGGTTATTGCACCGAAAATACTATCAGTATCCTTAACTCTATTAATCATGATAAATTAATCAAAATTAATTATCCCAGCATTGACGGCAAAATGGCGCATCAGTTAAATTTCGCAATAAATTATCTGATAAAAAATAACATAATAAATAATCAGCTAATAGGTATCTATAATGCTGATTCTAGACCAGAAAAAGAAACTCTTAATTGGATCTCTGATAATTTTATTGATAATAATAAAGTATTTCAACAATATGGAAATTATTTTAATAATATAGATAGTATATTAAAAAGGAAGTTTTTTTCTAAATCTATATTATTTTCTTCAAGCGTTTGGCAAAATCGATGGAGTTTTGGTTTTGAGATTTTTAATAATTTAAAACAGCAGTCATTTTTAAATAATAATAAATTTCCTTTATTATACCCATTTAATTATTGCATAGGCCATGGATTATTTTTTACAAAAGAAATATTTTTGGAGTTGGGCGGCTTTAGTGAAAATACACACAATGAAGATGCTATTTTTGGCATGGAACTATGTTATAGAAAGGAATATATAAAGCCTGTACCGTATTTTGATTATGCCGATTCCCCCAACTCTTTAAAAGGTTTATTTTTTCAAAAGGCTACCTGGTTTTTTGGACCTTCGCAGGCATTTTTGTATTATAATATTTTAAAAAATGATAATAAAAAAGATAATCATTTTAGATTGTTTATTTTATCCTGCAAGCTGTTTTTGCATGCTATCTATTGGATTATTGGACCATTTTTATTATTATTTCTTTTTATTTACTCCTTTTGGATAAAAAATTTTTTGTTATTTTTGCTAGTATATTTAATTTATTTAATTATTCCGAATTTTATCGCGTGGTTATTATTAAAAAAAGATAAAAAAATAAAGGACATTAAAGCCTTTATTTATATTGTTATTGGATCTTTTTTTGCTTATATTTTACATGGATTTTCCGCTTATTATTCAATATTATGTTTTTGTTATTCTCTTTTAACAGGCAAAAAAATAGAAAAATATAAAACGGAAATAATAAGAGATTAA
- a CDS encoding NUDIX hydrolase codes for MDKRIIIHSLIINDDKLLILKRIEDTYEGGLWDLPGGTLEDGEDLSDGVKREVFEETGLRIENPGLFYYSSNIDVKKNKQFITVIFITELNDENPIVNIDTNEHSQSEWITPEDIIKYQTVGYLKLCIEYFINKKHPVLKLTK; via the coding sequence ATGGACAAAAGAATAATTATTCACTCTTTAATAATAAATGATGATAAACTACTAATTTTGAAGCGAATTGAAGATACTTATGAGGGCGGACTTTGGGATCTTCCAGGGGGAACATTGGAGGACGGTGAAGACTTATCAGATGGCGTCAAAAGAGAAGTGTTTGAAGAGACAGGTCTTAGAATTGAAAATCCTGGGCTGTTTTATTATAGTTCAAATATAGATGTTAAAAAAAATAAACAATTCATTACCGTTATATTTATAACAGAATTAAACGATGAAAACCCAATTGTTAATATTGATACCAATGAACATAGTCAATCAGAATGGATAACGCCAGAAGATATAATTAAATATCAGACTGTCGGCTATTTAAAGCTATGTATCGAATATTTTATTAATAAAAAACATCCGGTTTTAAAACTAACAAAATAG
- a CDS encoding radical SAM protein — protein sequence MKNINVKLVFYRTLFSQSAASVTMGSLSAFLSNNKINNNLVLLEKNNFHSIESIFENINSKTVIIAKPNFKDYYQMLQLLSEIKKYNLVNKIFLCGPYASLNYNSLMKELKWLDGIIIGNAEETAVELLELLEKRTFNCNCPGGVWRNSKNGVVSVYYPRKYKLKLNNLPFPDRTIEKHENGSYINIEASRGCPGACSFCHIPLLSRLNGINNVDYRDPLLVVDEIEFLFKNLGKKLFIFNDSCFWRSHNDDKRILKICSEIKKRKLSIKFYIYLKCSPFPSDDILKKMVESGLVRVFLGVENHSQTSKTLFNKKIKEGTYELIKEKLDKYHVNVHIGFIIFEPYASINEVSKNIKYLKKIGKLFRIGVFLEKVRIIPYSILHKKLIKDGLINKSLSYKDITYGYKFRDKKTEEYYKLVKEVFSVILKEQSYEFEYYCTTVGLIKDILYRFDNKNFKRLNEDFLEFKLYQDKIEKLIYVFLIKSIKSIKTLDANKIIKEKKSSYFIRDFNKLYYMIKVKYANIFSKINQINNGEYVKLIYSGYEQIK from the coding sequence ATGAAAAATATCAATGTCAAATTAGTTTTTTACAGAACGCTGTTTTCACAGTCAGCAGCATCTGTTACCATGGGTTCTCTATCGGCATTTTTATCTAATAATAAAATAAACAATAATCTTGTTTTGTTAGAAAAAAATAATTTTCATAGCATAGAAAGTATTTTTGAAAACATTAATTCAAAAACCGTTATAATTGCTAAACCGAATTTTAAAGATTATTATCAAATGCTTCAGCTTTTATCAGAAATTAAGAAGTATAATTTGGTAAATAAAATTTTTCTTTGCGGGCCTTATGCGAGCTTAAATTATAATAGTTTAATGAAAGAATTAAAATGGCTTGACGGGATTATTATTGGTAACGCAGAAGAAACGGCTGTTGAATTATTAGAATTATTAGAGAAAAGAACTTTTAATTGCAATTGTCCTGGCGGTGTTTGGCGCAATAGTAAAAATGGAGTTGTGTCTGTTTATTATCCAAGAAAATATAAATTAAAATTAAATAATCTTCCTTTTCCAGATAGAACTATAGAAAAACATGAAAATGGGTCGTATATAAATATCGAAGCGTCTCGTGGTTGTCCTGGGGCTTGTAGTTTTTGTCACATACCCCTTTTATCTAGGTTAAATGGGATTAATAATGTTGATTATCGTGATCCGCTACTCGTCGTTGATGAGATAGAGTTTTTATTTAAAAATTTGGGAAAAAAATTATTTATATTTAACGATAGCTGCTTTTGGAGAAGTCATAATGATGACAAAAGAATATTAAAGATTTGTTCGGAAATTAAAAAACGGAAACTTTCAATAAAATTTTATATATATTTAAAATGTAGCCCGTTTCCGTCTGATGATATATTAAAAAAGATGGTTGAGTCAGGGCTTGTTCGTGTATTTTTAGGGGTAGAAAATCACTCACAAACAAGCAAAACGTTATTCAATAAAAAAATAAAAGAAGGAACATATGAATTGATAAAAGAAAAATTAGACAAGTATCATGTTAATGTCCATATTGGTTTTATTATTTTTGAACCATATGCTTCTATAAATGAAGTCTCTAAAAATATAAAATATTTAAAAAAAATAGGTAAATTGTTTAGGATAGGTGTTTTTTTGGAAAAAGTTAGAATTATTCCATATTCAATTTTGCACAAAAAGTTAATCAAAGACGGTTTAATTAATAAATCGTTATCTTATAAAGATATAACATATGGTTATAAATTTAGAGACAAAAAAACAGAAGAGTATTATAAGTTAGTAAAAGAAGTTTTTTCCGTAATACTAAAAGAACAGTCTTATGAATTTGAGTATTATTGTACAACTGTCGGTTTGATAAAAGATATACTTTATAGGTTCGATAATAAAAATTTTAAAAGATTAAATGAAGACTTTTTGGAATTTAAGTTGTATCAAGACAAAATTGAAAAATTGATTTATGTATTTTTAATCAAATCAATCAAATCGATCAAAACTTTAGATGCTAATAAAATAATTAAAGAAAAAAAATCGTCTTATTTTATCCGAGATTTTAACAAGCTCTATTATATGATAAAGGTTAAATACGCTAATATTTTTTCAAAAATAAATCAAATAAATAATGGGGAATATGTTAAATTAATTTATAGCGGTTATGAACAAATAAAATAA
- a CDS encoding radical SAM/SPASM domain-containing protein — translation MNINSIATRFPKFFEIQTASFCNGGCVICPYNDVKDDNPKGVMSDNLFKKIIDEIAKMNNYGIKIVPYFNNEPFLDKKIIERIKYINKKCPKCEIEMSTNLSILDKEYQNKLAACNLKDLRLSVFGFSKLSYESVMTGLNWRDTKTNLDNLCKNKKLRENIGQISLVMINYPGLAKQDICLAKKYCKDNFIKFEFWGFLDRAGNVKKFNNKINRKNIYGCEQHRPLERFHILFDGRVVLCCMDWKLQYVLGDVNKQSINQIWNSKKYEAIRKSIYENKKNAPILCKKCKLSI, via the coding sequence ATGAATATCAATAGTATTGCAACTAGGTTTCCTAAATTTTTTGAAATACAAACCGCCTCATTTTGTAACGGAGGTTGTGTTATTTGTCCATATAACGACGTTAAAGATGATAATCCGAAAGGGGTGATGAGTGATAATTTGTTTAAAAAAATAATTGATGAAATAGCAAAAATGAATAATTATGGAATAAAAATCGTTCCATATTTCAACAATGAACCATTCTTAGATAAAAAAATAATTGAAAGAATTAAGTATATTAATAAAAAGTGTCCCAAATGTGAAATTGAAATGTCTACAAATCTTTCTATCTTGGATAAAGAATATCAGAATAAATTAGCGGCCTGTAATTTAAAAGATTTAAGATTAAGCGTATTCGGTTTTTCAAAATTGTCTTATGAAAGCGTAATGACCGGGCTTAATTGGCGCGATACAAAAACTAATTTAGACAATCTATGTAAAAATAAAAAATTAAGAGAGAATATAGGACAAATAAGCTTAGTAATGATTAATTATCCTGGATTAGCAAAGCAAGATATCTGTTTAGCCAAGAAATATTGTAAAGATAATTTTATAAAATTTGAATTTTGGGGGTTTTTGGATAGAGCGGGTAATGTGAAAAAATTTAATAACAAGATTAATAGAAAAAATATTTACGGATGTGAACAACATCGCCCGCTTGAGCGTTTTCATATACTATTTGATGGTCGTGTTGTGCTTTGTTGCATGGACTGGAAATTACAGTATGTATTAGGGGACGTTAATAAACAATCAATAAATCAGATATGGAATTCTAAAAAATATGAAGCAATAAGAAAAAGCATATATGAAAATAAAAAGAACGCTCCAATTTTATGCAAAAAATGTAAATTGTCTATATGA
- a CDS encoding deoxynucleoside kinase, which yields MIIALDGNVFVGKTTLCNIFSKKNNYNVVLEYSDFINKTKNKSFKQASFLEHSKYLKLDNIRKKYLKNNINFIDRSFVSLSAHIYALYKNGIADFRREHTNMFHQLLKNNNIIIPNCYVFVTCNYNCAKKRFLLEKRIDEKKGTPTFFINKGYFLAINEFNSLWQKNIKSGLIINTNHSAKKNNQIGINNNFFKKLTKKRIITITESIFFSNDIVNN from the coding sequence ATGATCATAGCTTTAGATGGAAATGTGTTTGTTGGTAAAACCACTTTATGTAATATTTTTTCTAAAAAAAATAATTATAACGTTGTTTTAGAATATTCGGATTTTATTAATAAAACAAAAAATAAATCATTTAAGCAGGCTAGTTTCTTAGAACATAGTAAATATTTAAAGTTGGACAATATTAGAAAAAAATATTTAAAAAATAATATAAATTTTATTGATAGGAGTTTTGTTTCGTTATCAGCCCATATTTATGCTCTTTACAAAAACGGAATTGCTGATTTTAGGAGAGAGCATACGAATATGTTTCATCAACTATTGAAAAATAATAATATAATAATTCCAAATTGTTATGTATTTGTAACGTGCAATTATAATTGTGCAAAAAAGAGGTTTTTATTAGAAAAAAGAATTGATGAAAAAAAAGGAACACCAACATTTTTTATAAATAAAGGTTATTTTTTAGCAATTAATGAATTTAACAGTTTGTGGCAAAAAAATATAAAAAGCGGATTAATAATTAATACTAATCACAGTGCTAAAAAAAATAATCAGATAGGCATTAATAATAATTTTTTCAAGAAATTAACAAAAAAAAGAATTATTACAATAACGGAATCTATATTTTTTAGTAACGATATTGTTAACAATTGA
- a CDS encoding DHHA2 domain-containing protein encodes MNKILVTPKINPDLDGVACAYAYSKLLNKIDSANKYTAGIYGKAQNEAVFLLDKFKIGDVLLFNPVDISFDKFVIVDASDTKGMPEIIRPQDVKEVVDHREINNAGEIFRQAKINIELLGAAATLIFEKFQEVRESIDFDSALLLYGAIFSNTLNLQTNVDSRDLTAITALEEILKTRISEPREIINEMFEYKTKYIEENLEECIRNDFKHFDDSLGIAQLEGFDMLKVITEHYDQIKNILDSLKNESKLERIFLTAADIKNGHNIFLAIGDEMAKILSNKMNIEFDTKGMAKSGKLYLRKQILPMIK; translated from the coding sequence ATGAATAAAATTTTAGTTACGCCTAAAATTAATCCCGATTTAGATGGAGTAGCCTGCGCTTATGCGTATTCTAAATTGTTAAATAAGATTGATTCTGCTAATAAATACACGGCTGGAATTTATGGCAAGGCTCAAAATGAGGCTGTATTTTTACTAGATAAGTTTAAGATCGGTGATGTCTTATTATTTAATCCAGTCGATATTAGTTTTGATAAATTTGTTATAGTTGATGCTAGCGATACAAAGGGCATGCCGGAAATTATAAGACCTCAAGATGTTAAAGAAGTCGTTGACCATCGAGAAATAAACAATGCTGGAGAAATTTTTCGCCAAGCCAAAATAAATATAGAATTATTGGGCGCAGCTGCTACACTGATTTTTGAGAAATTTCAAGAAGTTAGAGAAAGTATAGATTTTGATTCGGCGTTATTACTATATGGAGCGATTTTTTCTAATACCTTAAACCTACAGACTAATGTAGACAGCAGAGATTTGACAGCGATAACGGCTTTAGAAGAAATATTAAAGACCAGAATAAGTGAGCCAAGAGAGATTATTAATGAAATGTTTGAATATAAGACTAAATATATAGAAGAAAATTTGGAAGAATGTATTAGAAATGATTTTAAACATTTTGACGACAGTCTCGGCATCGCCCAATTAGAAGGTTTCGATATGCTTAAAGTTATCACGGAACATTATGATCAGATTAAAAATATATTAGACTCTCTTAAAAATGAGTCCAAATTGGAAAGGATATTTCTAACGGCGGCGGATATAAAGAATGGGCATAATATTTTTTTGGCTATTGGCGATGAAATGGCTAAAATATTAAGCAATAAAATGAATATCGAATTTGATACTAAGGGGATGGCAAAAAGTGGTAAGCTATATTTGAGAAAGCAAATATTGCCAATGATTAAATAA
- a CDS encoding Type 1 glutamine amidotransferase-like domain-containing protein, with translation MTKYILHGGETGIPNEHNAAFYQEWIKGFPADFKPSILLVYFSRPEEEWQGLENSDKERFSRYNQDREANFSVASQDLFRFLEQIKSSDVVYVRGGSTEKLLETILPIKDRLLSAWDNKVYAGSSAGVMAISHLTRSNIGPWRHGLGLIPLNSFVHYGSEFRLDLEACQNDHPENSLEYLLLPETEFVVREY, from the coding sequence ATGACTAAATATATATTGCATGGTGGAGAAACCGGTATTCCTAATGAGCATAACGCTGCCTTTTACCAAGAATGGATAAAGGGTTTTCCGGCCGATTTTAAACCATCCATTCTTCTGGTGTATTTTTCCCGCCCAGAAGAGGAATGGCAAGGATTGGAAAATAGTGATAAAGAAAGGTTCTCGCGCTATAACCAGGATAGGGAAGCAAATTTTTCTGTCGCCAGCCAGGACCTTTTTAGATTCCTGGAGCAAATCAAATCTTCTGATGTGGTCTATGTCCGCGGCGGCTCTACTGAAAAACTCCTTGAAACGATTCTGCCCATTAAAGACCGCTTGCTCAGTGCTTGGGATAATAAGGTATATGCTGGTTCTTCGGCTGGTGTTATGGCCATCAGTCATTTAACGAGAAGCAATATAGGCCCTTGGCGTCATGGCCTAGGTCTTATCCCTTTAAACAGTTTCGTCCACTATGGATCAGAGTTTAGACTAGACCTGGAAGCCTGCCAAAACGACCATCCTGAAAATAGTCTCGAATATCTCCTCTTACCGGAAACAGAGTTTGTGGTCAGGGAATATTAA
- a CDS encoding Rid family hydrolase, producing MPKKEIVFTFPGDDKLPYSTVVKIGDHYHFSGVVPEVSDGRLASPGDVESQINEVFKKIKHNLSLCGLRREDVYSATVMLSGSMQHFPLVNKIYSDFFNVSIKPRRKAFAVAALPFGAEIEIEIDAIKQSK from the coding sequence ATGCCTAAGAAAGAAATCGTATTCACTTTTCCTGGCGACGATAAGTTGCCTTATTCCACTGTCGTCAAAATTGGCGATCATTATCATTTTTCCGGAGTCGTTCCTGAGGTTTCTGACGGCCGCCTGGCCAGCCCGGGCGACGTAGAAAGCCAAATCAACGAAGTTTTTAAGAAGATCAAACACAACCTGTCGCTTTGCGGTTTACGCCGGGAAGACGTTTACAGCGCCACTGTCATGCTTAGTGGCTCCATGCAACACTTTCCCCTCGTTAATAAGATCTATTCTGATTTCTTCAATGTCAGCATCAAGCCGCGACGCAAAGCCTTTGCCGTTGCCGCTTTGCCTTTCGGAGCGGAAATCGAGATTGAAATCGATGCCATTAAGCAGAGTAAATAA
- a CDS encoding sugar phosphate nucleotidyltransferase, with the protein MTYPKITTAVVPAGGWGTRFLPATKSIPKEMFPLGQKPIILHVVEELVASGIENIIFVVSHHKQSIESFFAPNEILENYFLRIKQDEKVKELRDISKLATFDFVYTHEPRGNGGALSAVRHLVGDKPFVLTWSDEIIFSKTKPRVAQCLDAYYKYGQPVISAVKIEDPKKRQRYGMAELSDITGESEIKTIKQIVEKPALGQEPSEYAAHGAYILTPEIFTALDSTELDKNGELRLIDVINKMRIKTSLLAKIITDGHYLDCGGPVEYLLSQIDYFVNYTDFSEEVITAIAPGVCRRY; encoded by the coding sequence ATGACATACCCAAAAATCACAACCGCGGTCGTTCCAGCTGGCGGCTGGGGCACCCGCTTTTTACCGGCCACCAAAAGCATCCCCAAAGAAATGTTTCCGCTGGGACAGAAGCCAATAATCCTACACGTGGTCGAGGAGCTAGTCGCTTCCGGCATAGAAAATATTATTTTCGTCGTTTCGCATCACAAACAATCAATCGAAAGCTTCTTTGCCCCCAATGAAATACTGGAAAACTATTTTCTTAGGATTAAGCAGGATGAAAAGGTCAAAGAGCTTAGGGATATATCAAAATTAGCAACTTTCGATTTTGTCTATACCCATGAACCGCGCGGTAACGGCGGCGCTTTGAGTGCGGTTAGGCACCTGGTTGGCGACAAACCCTTCGTCCTAACCTGGTCGGATGAGATAATCTTCTCTAAGACAAAACCGCGTGTCGCCCAATGCCTAGACGCCTATTACAAATACGGCCAACCGGTTATTTCCGCGGTTAAGATCGAAGATCCTAAAAAACGCCAACGCTATGGCATGGCTGAATTATCAGATATTACAGGAGAGAGTGAAATCAAAACCATTAAACAAATAGTTGAAAAGCCGGCTTTAGGCCAAGAGCCTTCAGAATACGCTGCTCATGGCGCCTATATCCTCACTCCAGAAATCTTTACCGCCCTAGACTCTACAGAGCTTGATAAGAATGGAGAGCTGAGATTAATTGATGTAATCAACAAGATGCGGATAAAGACCAGCTTATTAGCTAAGATTATCACCGACGGCCATTATTTAGATTGCGGCGGCCCAGTAGAATATCTGTTGTCGCAGATAGATTATTTCGTTAACTACACAGACTTTTCCGAAGAAGTTATTACAGCTATTGCTCCCGGAGTTTGCCGGCGTTATTAG
- a CDS encoding glycosyltransferase, producing MSKISKRLLKYISYIAALSLGFYLLARAYFLFIGTSHSGLNFFFALLLFSAELHSIIHSLGFISSLNRLKKPGANYHRRVQLDPNNLPSVSVLIAARNEPLTVLEPTFVALAALNYANKQKVFLDGSDSEYQAANQALAHKYGLEYFQTKTPPKSKAEIINAYLPLVKSEYLAVFDADQAPLAEFLQETVAIAEHSKNIAFVQTPQLYTNYSASPIARGATLQQSIFFESICEAKGLSNAMFCCGTNFLMRTAVLKEVGGFDEKSVTEDFSTSVMIHSLGLRSVYYNHVRVFGMAPATLPAYLKQQFRWASGTVGVLRRLIKARLKSQIHFTKIQSWEYLLSATYYFTGWSFLIMMLCPILYLIFGFPSYFSNPYVYIGSFLPYYFLTLMTFYATMKKRHYQAKDIFIGMIMSSLSFPISIKASLYAIFGLPVKFQITDKSGTGRLANWQLWPWTLMLLLNILAIIIGISNFTDNRYAIAVNIAWCLYHSFVLSHIYRLNQAPKIQKYEEENIN from the coding sequence GTGTCAAAAATATCCAAGAGGCTTCTGAAATATATAAGTTACATTGCGGCTTTGAGCTTGGGCTTCTATTTGCTCGCCAGGGCCTATTTTTTATTTATCGGCACTAGCCATAGCGGCCTAAATTTCTTTTTTGCCCTACTCCTGTTTAGCGCCGAGTTGCATTCTATCATCCATTCCTTAGGCTTTATTAGCAGTCTAAACCGTCTCAAGAAGCCAGGAGCCAACTACCACCGGAGGGTGCAGCTTGATCCTAATAATCTGCCGAGCGTTAGCGTTCTGATTGCGGCGCGCAACGAGCCGCTCACGGTCTTAGAACCGACCTTCGTCGCCCTAGCCGCCTTAAATTATGCTAATAAGCAAAAGGTCTTCCTAGACGGCTCTGACTCGGAATATCAAGCGGCTAATCAGGCCCTAGCGCATAAATATGGCTTGGAGTATTTCCAAACTAAAACGCCGCCTAAAAGCAAAGCAGAGATAATAAATGCCTATCTGCCGCTAGTTAAAAGCGAATATTTGGCTGTTTTTGACGCTGACCAAGCGCCTTTAGCCGAATTCCTACAGGAAACCGTGGCCATCGCTGAACACTCTAAAAATATCGCCTTCGTCCAAACTCCTCAATTGTATACCAACTACAGCGCCAGCCCGATCGCTCGCGGCGCAACCTTGCAACAATCAATCTTCTTCGAAAGCATCTGTGAAGCTAAGGGGCTTTCCAATGCCATGTTCTGCTGTGGCACCAACTTCTTGATGCGGACGGCGGTCTTGAAAGAGGTGGGCGGTTTTGATGAAAAATCCGTAACGGAAGATTTTTCAACTTCAGTCATGATCCATTCCCTCGGCTTGCGTTCCGTCTACTATAACCATGTCCGAGTTTTCGGGATGGCCCCAGCCACCCTGCCGGCCTACCTGAAACAGCAGTTCCGCTGGGCTTCCGGTACAGTCGGGGTGTTGAGGCGTTTGATTAAAGCTAGGCTAAAAAGCCAAATCCATTTTACCAAGATCCAATCCTGGGAATATCTGCTCTCCGCTACCTATTATTTCACCGGCTGGTCATTCCTAATCATGATGCTCTGTCCGATCCTCTACCTTATCTTCGGCTTCCCTTCATATTTTTCTAACCCCTATGTCTATATCGGCTCCTTCCTGCCCTATTACTTCCTTACGCTCATGACTTTTTATGCTACAATGAAAAAGAGGCATTACCAGGCTAAAGATATTTTTATCGGCATGATCATGAGTTCCCTAAGCTTCCCTATTTCCATTAAAGCCAGTCTCTATGCCATCTTCGGTCTGCCGGTAAAATTCCAAATTACGGATAAGAGCGGAACCGGCCGCTTGGCTAACTGGCAGCTCTGGCCTTGGACCCTAATGCTTCTCCTTAATATATTAGCGATAATTATCGGCATCTCTAATTTCACTGACAATAGATACGCTATCGCTGTTAATATCGCTTGGTGCCTCTATCATTCTTTCGTCTTGTCCCATATATACCGCTTGAACCAAGCCCCTAAAATACAAAAATATGAAGAAGAAAACATCAACTAA